One segment of Sulfobacillus thermosulfidooxidans DSM 9293 DNA contains the following:
- a CDS encoding DUF5947 family protein: MPRSILRVKNWVREDSTRTEEDVCEVCNRLIPQTGHRHLLRLQTGQVVCACQHCALLFDAPAQSQYQSIPTRIISLGRAMLGMEFWDMISSPVHLVGIVKRRGGQAEIFYPSPAGAVSGGPISREFLTLPLQEALDTMSDEVEVLLFADLSGMTEGFLIPLDRFYELIGLLRLNWQGLSGGNEVSRRIRQFFDQLARQAPSRGGLA; encoded by the coding sequence ATGCCACGATCGATTTTGCGTGTGAAAAATTGGGTGCGGGAAGATTCTACGCGAACAGAAGAAGACGTCTGTGAAGTGTGCAATCGCCTGATTCCTCAAACAGGTCACCGTCATTTACTGCGTTTACAAACCGGCCAGGTGGTTTGTGCATGTCAACATTGTGCACTTCTCTTTGATGCTCCGGCACAAAGTCAATATCAAAGTATCCCCACACGCATCATTTCCCTGGGTAGAGCGATGCTGGGCATGGAATTTTGGGATATGATTTCGTCCCCCGTGCATCTGGTAGGGATTGTTAAACGACGTGGTGGGCAAGCGGAGATTTTTTATCCCAGTCCCGCAGGCGCCGTAAGTGGCGGGCCAATATCCCGGGAGTTTTTAACCCTCCCCTTGCAAGAGGCCTTGGACACGATGAGTGATGAGGTCGAAGTGCTGCTTTTTGCCGATCTTTCTGGCATGACTGAAGGTTTTCTTATTCCCCTAGATCGGTTTTACGAACTGATTGGGCTGCTACGACTGAATTGGCAAGGGCTTTCTGGGGGAAATGAGGTCAGCCGCCGTATTCGTCAGTTTTTTGATCAATTGGCCAGGCAAGCCCCGTCTCGAGGAGGTCTAGCATGA
- a CDS encoding ABC transporter ATP-binding protein, with product MIRLVSVYKDYHLGLDVYPVLKDITFEIPIGMLAAIVGPSGSGKTTLLNILGGLDTPSRGEYWLGGEDVSHFSREQWAHKRNHTIGFVFQSFQLIPGLTALDNVALPLVYRGVPSHKRREQAKTALEQVGLGHRLYHRPSQLSGGQQQRVAIARALIGDPPLILADEPTGNLDHATGVEIMDLLTSLNRQGKTVVIVTHSQEIAVSCHQIIQIEDGHVILNTREVEKTP from the coding sequence ATGATTCGACTGGTGTCGGTCTATAAAGATTACCATCTTGGTCTAGATGTCTATCCCGTCCTGAAAGACATCACTTTTGAAATTCCCATTGGAATGCTCGCGGCCATTGTAGGACCATCTGGTTCGGGAAAAACCACCCTGCTCAATATTTTAGGCGGACTCGACACTCCCAGTCGCGGAGAATATTGGTTAGGGGGAGAAGATGTTAGTCATTTTAGCCGCGAACAATGGGCTCACAAGCGCAATCACACCATTGGCTTTGTCTTTCAATCGTTTCAGTTGATTCCTGGATTAACCGCTCTCGATAACGTCGCATTGCCCCTCGTATACCGGGGTGTACCTTCGCACAAACGCCGGGAACAAGCCAAAACAGCCTTAGAACAAGTGGGCTTAGGTCATAGGCTCTATCACCGCCCTTCACAATTATCCGGGGGCCAACAGCAGCGAGTCGCCATTGCTCGAGCCCTCATCGGGGATCCTCCGTTGATTTTGGCCGATGAACCCACCGGCAACTTAGATCATGCAACGGGTGTGGAAATCATGGACTTGCTAACAAGCTTAAATCGGCAAGGAAAAACCGTCGTCATTGTGACGCACAGCCAGGAAATAGCCGTATCCTGCCATCAAATCATCCAGATTGAAGATGGGCATGTGATTTTAAATACACGCGAGGTGGAAAAAACACCATGA
- a CDS encoding APC family permease produces the protein MTTRTGLESHSKRFMLGLTLPDLSSLSISSVAPLFSMAAAGQLLVQLAGADVLWAILAVAIPFVFSSWIFRLLNHHFPNAGASYHWSRRVLGTQVSQFQSWILIMAYFWSIPPIIIPAADQSLSLLGIARPDAWDVVGFSLLWIIFAASVLLLGSRMTARVTQIFLLAEVLAVMAMMVIGFGHWHHVILAPSENTADINVRWQRIVIAMVVAATIVDGWEIDSYAAEEATKPRSAPGTGGIIGALMVLAYYGLSWSVMLHNVPLSILRRHPDVLMTWAHMVIPSVHRWALIPILASTAGSLWLTTFILSRALFAMGRDHILPPILTRFNRFNAPIWAIIIPSLAAFVIVCVNLFWTSMTSWFNLVLSSAGFFLVLEFLFDSITASVFLSRQHDSALPHGLDGHQHRFLQLISWLTSLWLLTMTGFFLVYGGQVIGKGIDEVVGILMLAGIIFVMVQRKQAQSQTLFIFEPEAQMMKASSSRQ, from the coding sequence ATGACGACTAGAACAGGGTTAGAGAGCCATTCAAAGCGTTTCATGTTGGGGTTGACTCTTCCTGACTTATCAAGTTTGTCAATATCGAGTGTGGCTCCGCTATTTAGTATGGCGGCAGCTGGTCAGTTGCTGGTGCAACTCGCTGGTGCCGATGTGCTCTGGGCCATTTTAGCGGTCGCAATTCCCTTTGTCTTTAGCTCTTGGATTTTTCGCCTGTTGAATCACCATTTTCCGAATGCTGGGGCATCGTATCACTGGTCACGGCGGGTCTTAGGGACACAGGTTTCCCAGTTTCAGTCATGGATTTTGATAATGGCCTACTTTTGGTCCATTCCGCCTATTATTATTCCAGCCGCCGATCAAAGCCTTAGTTTATTGGGAATAGCGAGGCCTGACGCTTGGGATGTGGTGGGTTTTAGTCTTTTATGGATTATTTTTGCAGCCAGTGTCCTGCTGTTGGGCAGCCGAATGACAGCACGCGTCACACAAATTTTTTTGTTGGCGGAAGTTTTGGCTGTGATGGCGATGATGGTGATAGGGTTTGGGCATTGGCACCATGTGATCCTGGCTCCTAGCGAAAATACGGCTGATATCAACGTCAGATGGCAGCGAATCGTCATCGCCATGGTGGTGGCGGCAACGATTGTCGATGGCTGGGAGATCGATAGTTACGCAGCAGAAGAGGCGACAAAACCCCGGAGTGCGCCCGGGACCGGGGGCATTATTGGTGCCTTGATGGTATTAGCCTATTATGGATTGTCGTGGTCCGTCATGTTGCATAATGTACCCCTCTCCATCTTGCGGCGCCATCCGGATGTGTTAATGACGTGGGCTCACATGGTGATTCCTTCGGTGCATAGGTGGGCTTTAATCCCCATTTTGGCATCCACTGCAGGATCATTGTGGTTAACGACGTTTATTTTATCCCGGGCTTTATTCGCGATGGGGCGAGATCACATCTTACCCCCCATATTGACGCGGTTCAATCGCTTCAATGCCCCCATTTGGGCTATCATCATACCGTCTTTGGCAGCGTTTGTCATTGTCTGTGTCAATTTGTTTTGGACCTCGATGACCAGCTGGTTCAATTTGGTGTTAAGTTCAGCGGGATTTTTCTTAGTCTTGGAATTTCTTTTTGACAGTATTACGGCGTCAGTGTTTTTAAGCCGGCAACATGACTCAGCCTTGCCCCATGGTTTAGATGGGCATCAGCACCGCTTTCTTCAACTTATTTCGTGGTTGACTTCTTTATGGTTACTGACGATGACGGGATTTTTCTTGGTTTATGGAGGCCAAGTCATCGGCAAAGGGATTGATGAGGTCGTGGGAATTCTCATGTTAGCGGGTATCATATTTGTGATGGTGCAAAGGAAACAAGCGCAGTCTCAAACCTTGTTTATTTTTGAGCCGGAAGCTCAAATGATGAAGGCCTCCTCATCAAGACAATAG
- a CDS encoding DUF6084 family protein yields the protein MTEPVQFAIDGVSLVRNAAMPTLQFLIHIRTTPPFERVHAMVLHVQVQIAPRGRSYSEFVQNRLLDVFGSPQRWHETMHNFLWAQTSLSVPRFEHETTTQLPIVCTYDFDVLAVKYLQSLDAGMIPMEFLFSGTLFYHDAQRGVQVQPISWNCEAPFQLPVNIWRQLMAAYYPHQAWIRIDQDLFDRLNLFRSQHEVSTWDDALRLLLDQETERRS from the coding sequence ATGACCGAACCGGTTCAATTTGCGATAGATGGCGTGTCTTTGGTCCGCAATGCTGCGATGCCCACACTACAATTTCTGATTCATATTCGAACCACTCCGCCTTTTGAGCGTGTGCACGCGATGGTCTTGCACGTCCAGGTGCAAATCGCCCCACGCGGGCGATCCTATTCCGAATTTGTGCAAAACCGTTTGCTTGATGTCTTTGGTAGTCCACAGAGATGGCATGAAACCATGCACAATTTTTTGTGGGCTCAAACCTCTTTATCGGTTCCGCGCTTTGAACACGAAACGACCACTCAGTTGCCGATTGTCTGTACGTATGATTTTGATGTGTTAGCGGTGAAATACTTACAGTCCTTGGACGCGGGCATGATTCCCATGGAATTTTTGTTTAGCGGAACGCTGTTTTATCACGATGCTCAGCGCGGGGTGCAAGTCCAACCCATTTCTTGGAATTGTGAAGCCCCGTTCCAATTGCCTGTAAACATTTGGCGGCAACTCATGGCCGCTTATTATCCCCACCAGGCATGGATTCGGATCGATCAGGATCTTTTTGATCGGCTCAATCTTTTCCGCAGCCAACATGAAGTGTCGACATGGGATGATGCCTTAAGATTACTGCTTGACCAAGAAACGGAAAGGAGATCTTAA
- a CDS encoding ABC transporter permease produces MTWRDGLVLAFLGLMSNKLRAILTMLGVIIGVAAVIVLVAIGQGASSLVTSRIETLGTNVLFVSPASGTPFPVSETTLIHRVLPFSDVVVPEMTQGAKISTLNPPNQESGPVDGTTAAYLELGSVSVAAGHFLTPLEVSQDQHVAVLGANQATNLFNGENPIGSSIMILGQQFHVVGVLNPVGQGPGASQDNTLFIPITVSESLLGTNQLSQIIVKAQNPNQANLAANYLTNLYTNQFGSTSAVSVASEDQVLQTLQATRATFTDLLAGTAGVALVVGGIGIMNIMLVSVTERTREIGIRQALGATREDILLQFLLESMAMSLVGGVIGILLGLGVMHIIPAILKTPAIFSPVALMLGFVFSTAVGLIFGLYPAIKASALDPIHALRYDG; encoded by the coding sequence ATGACATGGCGAGATGGGCTTGTTCTAGCCTTTTTGGGATTAATGAGCAACAAACTGCGGGCCATCCTCACAATGTTAGGCGTCATTATCGGAGTGGCGGCCGTAATCGTCTTAGTGGCCATTGGTCAAGGCGCTTCGTCTTTAGTCACATCCCGGATTGAAACGCTTGGTACCAATGTATTGTTTGTCTCCCCCGCTTCTGGTACGCCGTTCCCAGTGAGTGAAACCACTCTGATTCACAGAGTCTTGCCCTTTTCGGATGTGGTCGTTCCCGAGATGACCCAAGGCGCTAAGATATCAACGCTCAACCCGCCGAATCAAGAAAGTGGTCCAGTCGACGGCACCACAGCGGCCTATTTAGAGTTGGGTTCAGTCTCTGTAGCAGCCGGTCACTTTTTGACACCATTAGAAGTGAGCCAGGATCAACATGTGGCCGTTTTAGGGGCGAACCAAGCCACCAACTTGTTTAATGGAGAGAATCCCATCGGATCATCCATTATGATCTTGGGACAGCAATTTCATGTCGTGGGCGTTCTTAATCCGGTGGGTCAAGGGCCTGGAGCCAGTCAAGACAATACCCTATTTATTCCGATTACCGTGAGTGAATCCTTGTTAGGAACCAATCAATTGAGCCAGATCATCGTGAAAGCGCAAAACCCGAATCAAGCCAATTTGGCCGCCAATTACCTCACGAATCTCTATACCAATCAATTCGGATCAACGAGTGCCGTTAGTGTCGCCTCAGAAGATCAGGTCCTTCAAACCTTGCAAGCCACCCGGGCCACTTTCACTGACTTGTTAGCTGGTACCGCTGGCGTGGCCTTGGTTGTTGGAGGGATAGGCATCATGAATATCATGTTAGTCTCCGTTACAGAACGGACGAGAGAGATCGGTATTCGCCAGGCGCTAGGTGCTACCCGCGAAGATATTCTTCTTCAGTTTCTTTTGGAATCCATGGCCATGAGCTTGGTAGGCGGGGTAATTGGCATTCTTTTGGGACTCGGTGTGATGCATATTATCCCAGCAATTTTGAAAACCCCTGCCATCTTCTCGCCCGTCGCCTTAATGCTTGGCTTTGTGTTTAGTACGGCAGTCGGTCTGATCTTTGGCCTCTATCCGGCCATAAAAGCTTCGGCCTTAGATCCCATTCATGCCCTCCGGTATGACGGATAG
- a CDS encoding hydrogenase maturation protease translates to MTPSLDSTILVAGIGNIFLGDDGFGVEVIRRLSARSLPVSMMVFQDFGIRSVDLVYALHTPWKAVILVDAYAHGETPGHLQVLHITPDDIPTSAPVMDGHSLNPLIVLSMAKQQARTLPPVYLVGCQPLTFGPEEGSMELSAPVEAAIEQACDLVINLGYQLAQNE, encoded by the coding sequence ATGACCCCTTCTTTGGATTCAACCATTCTCGTTGCAGGGATTGGAAACATTTTTTTAGGAGATGATGGATTTGGCGTTGAAGTCATCCGGCGTTTGAGCGCACGATCTTTACCCGTGAGTATGATGGTGTTTCAGGATTTTGGCATCCGCAGCGTCGATCTCGTCTATGCCTTGCATACGCCGTGGAAAGCCGTGATTTTAGTGGATGCTTATGCGCATGGAGAGACGCCGGGACATTTGCAAGTCCTTCACATCACCCCAGATGATATTCCCACGTCTGCCCCCGTGATGGATGGTCATAGCCTAAATCCCTTAATCGTTCTCTCCATGGCAAAGCAGCAGGCGCGAACCCTTCCCCCCGTCTATCTCGTGGGATGTCAACCTCTGACATTTGGCCCTGAAGAAGGGTCGATGGAGCTTAGTGCCCCTGTTGAGGCGGCAATCGAGCAGGCCTGCGACTTGGTTATCAATCTGGGTTATCAATTGGCACAAAACGAATAG